One region of Synechococcus sp. UW69 genomic DNA includes:
- a CDS encoding helix-turn-helix transcriptional regulator — MKTTFEFRDPLEISEELAKLGQLTKITQLDGGNGIYTMQAATANKVSLAEISANKTLLYEGWGNGVTIDFNWITPKIDIQDAFGYCDGFKMAQNSLAGFGTINSVPGNAWGKYSSECSSTGCMIDKKLLLELLKNCKAYDGLERLTSDQGVYSNNNALGQLKRLARKEVSSGIQTPEKYFDLVIACLEEPMSEQNSHGQKNIGQLREIINLAHSQKSMESPLSLLEVCKHINTSQASLYRVCQEFFGMGIIELMTHIRLEESRRMMLNKEARQKLKLYSIRDIAIKYGFKHQGRYARRYYTAFGELPSQTIEKSRRYKLPF; from the coding sequence ATGAAAACAACTTTTGAATTTCGAGATCCACTAGAGATTTCTGAAGAGCTTGCAAAACTGGGTCAACTTACAAAAATAACGCAGCTAGATGGTGGCAATGGTATCTATACGATGCAAGCCGCAACTGCCAATAAAGTATCACTTGCAGAAATATCTGCCAACAAAACCTTGCTGTACGAGGGATGGGGCAATGGTGTTACCATCGACTTCAATTGGATTACTCCAAAAATAGACATTCAAGATGCCTTTGGATATTGTGATGGATTTAAAATGGCCCAAAATAGCCTAGCTGGGTTTGGAACCATTAACTCAGTACCAGGGAATGCATGGGGAAAATATTCCAGTGAATGCTCTAGTACTGGTTGCATGATTGATAAAAAACTACTCCTTGAATTGCTTAAAAACTGCAAAGCATACGATGGACTCGAAAGACTCACGAGTGATCAGGGAGTTTATTCCAATAATAATGCCCTAGGCCAACTCAAAAGATTAGCAAGAAAAGAGGTATCGTCAGGAATTCAGACGCCAGAAAAATACTTTGACCTAGTAATAGCATGCCTCGAAGAACCAATGAGTGAACAAAATAGTCACGGACAAAAGAACATCGGTCAATTAAGAGAAATCATCAACCTTGCCCACAGCCAAAAGTCTATGGAATCTCCTCTATCGTTGCTTGAAGTCTGCAAACATATCAACACAAGCCAGGCATCATTATATCGCGTCTGTCAGGAATTCTTTGGCATGGGAATCATTGAGCTGATGACACATATTAGGCTAGAAGAATCGAGAAGAATGATGCTCAACAAGGAAGCTCGTCAGAAATTAAAACTATACTCAATTCGTGATATTGCGATTAAATATGGGTTTAAACATCAAGGAAGATATGCGCGACGTTACTACACTGCCTTTGGCGAACTTCCAAGTCAAACCATAGAAAAATCGAGGCGGTACAAGTTACCTTTCTAA
- a CDS encoding helix-turn-helix domain-containing protein, with the protein MEEFCKAHFEEYHSTSSFGCNVTQLSTGILETQTTCSPIQDVHLEIFKSNQTLLYEEEANTKSVSFCWLDSLATKNKEVLTTISGHQMTRNSIAGFNRINKTGGNIWDIVGANEELCCMSLKWNKLQERINKLNAFNAYARLEECIGIDSDDHASTQLKKLFHDHFNGQPSKKPNSFYDLAIIFLDNEDNESTFDAHRCESTDLIEDMVKLIHEDRAGMPPITLEEITEYLNSNRDSLNTTCRRIFNMDVIELVRRIRLEQTRKAFLTPHSSTGLKEFTKKRTALYYGFKNWKKFEQSYSSYYGETPSQTIDRSNRNIYSFSAWKGE; encoded by the coding sequence ATGGAAGAGTTTTGCAAGGCACATTTTGAGGAATATCATTCAACCTCCAGCTTCGGCTGCAATGTAACTCAGTTAAGCACCGGAATTCTAGAAACGCAGACCACTTGCTCACCAATTCAAGATGTCCATCTTGAAATTTTCAAATCCAACCAAACACTTCTCTACGAGGAAGAAGCCAATACAAAATCAGTATCGTTCTGCTGGCTAGATAGTTTAGCGACAAAAAATAAGGAGGTACTTACAACGATAAGCGGCCACCAGATGACGAGAAATAGTATTGCCGGATTCAATCGGATCAACAAAACAGGAGGAAATATCTGGGACATTGTGGGAGCAAATGAAGAGCTTTGCTGCATGAGTTTAAAATGGAATAAATTACAAGAAAGAATAAATAAATTGAATGCCTTTAATGCCTATGCAAGGCTCGAAGAATGCATTGGAATTGACTCGGATGATCATGCCAGCACTCAACTCAAAAAATTATTCCATGATCATTTCAATGGCCAGCCATCAAAGAAACCAAATTCCTTTTACGATCTAGCAATCATATTTCTTGACAACGAAGATAATGAATCAACATTTGATGCACATCGGTGTGAGTCAACAGACCTCATAGAAGATATGGTCAAACTAATTCACGAAGATCGTGCAGGAATGCCGCCAATCACACTCGAAGAAATTACTGAATACCTCAATTCAAACAGAGACTCTCTAAATACTACATGTCGAAGAATTTTCAACATGGATGTAATTGAGCTTGTCAGAAGAATACGTTTGGAGCAGACGCGCAAGGCATTTTTAACTCCCCATTCCTCAACCGGACTCAAAGAATTTACAAAGAAAAGAACAGCACTTTACTATGGTTTCAAAAACTGGAAAAAGTTTGAGCAATCCTACTCTTCGTATTATGGAGAAACTCCCAGTCAAACAATAGATCGATCAAACAGGAATATATATTCATTCAGTGCTTGGAAGGGAGAATAA
- a CDS encoding HEAT repeat domain-containing protein, with the protein MLQDFTDISSISESQLTEEEAQQLADELSTQLGEGEIPQSDAESLERMVAGLGDARGALRLTFAKSLGAVGDKALPILCKALRSHQNVIVRRASAKTLNLIGNKEALPYLLEAFLEDSDPVVLGSSAGAMATIGPDAMDSLLGILKNPDCTPFQVGLINLALSFIGAKAPEALLEAADSDVAEVRVAAISALGDQIQKSDDPRAQIRVFKALDDISPEVRAEAVTLIGKSCDAEDVEHILCKKLIDEDNQVRKNTAMALMKLEAYKSVESIETAKSAETDESVQAVFNVAINILSRDS; encoded by the coding sequence GTGCTCCAGGATTTCACCGATATCTCATCAATCAGCGAAAGCCAACTCACGGAAGAAGAGGCACAGCAGCTTGCTGATGAGCTCAGCACACAGTTAGGTGAAGGTGAAATCCCTCAATCAGATGCAGAGTCACTCGAGCGAATGGTCGCCGGTCTCGGAGATGCGAGAGGAGCTCTGCGACTCACCTTTGCAAAAAGTCTTGGCGCAGTAGGAGACAAAGCTCTACCCATTCTCTGTAAAGCACTTCGAAGTCACCAGAATGTCATCGTCAGGAGAGCATCAGCAAAAACGCTCAATTTAATTGGCAACAAGGAAGCGTTACCTTATCTGCTTGAAGCCTTTTTAGAAGATAGTGATCCAGTTGTACTCGGATCTTCTGCTGGAGCAATGGCAACCATTGGCCCCGACGCCATGGATTCCTTACTAGGAATCCTGAAAAATCCAGACTGCACACCATTTCAGGTTGGCTTGATCAACCTGGCGCTAAGTTTCATCGGTGCCAAAGCACCCGAGGCATTGCTAGAGGCTGCAGATTCAGACGTGGCTGAAGTTCGAGTTGCTGCAATTTCAGCTTTAGGAGATCAAATACAAAAGAGTGATGATCCTCGGGCGCAAATCAGAGTATTCAAAGCACTAGATGACATCTCACCGGAGGTGAGAGCAGAAGCAGTTACACTGATTGGAAAATCATGCGATGCAGAAGATGTTGAACATATACTGTGCAAAAAGTTGATCGACGAAGACAATCAGGTACGCAAGAACACTGCGATGGCACTGATGAAATTAGAAGCATATAAATCAGTCGAAAGCATAGAAACAGCAAAGTCAGCAGAAACAGATGAGTCAGTACAAGCAGTATTCAATGTTGCAATCAACATACTAAGTAGAGATTCATAA
- a CDS encoding phycobilisome rod-core linker polypeptide, whose translation MLSTQTSPAGMAAASRTKPASYSMPSKAGKNTVHRTVAGAIAEFKRNTCSQMGLGIGPRLHSECPFAVTFDEYHPGSSEALERTIIAAYRQVYGNLPPTENERCTSLEVRLMNGEITVRDFVNGLAKSPFYKENYFHSVAPQRGIELNFKHLLGRAPLTQEEVQNSIKLQAEEGFDALIDSLTDCAEYAEVFGSEIVPYMRAGDSYAGMMTSSFNMMRELAGTKVAVSDNAQGRRSRTTTQLATAAISMMKPIFKGAATLPQQKYGGHQPPRRTGAAPFRPFGVKPLPY comes from the coding sequence ATGCTAAGCACACAAACTAGTCCAGCAGGTATGGCTGCAGCAAGCCGCACCAAACCAGCGTCTTACTCCATGCCCAGCAAGGCTGGAAAAAACACAGTTCATCGGACTGTTGCTGGTGCCATCGCTGAGTTCAAGCGCAACACCTGTTCCCAGATGGGCCTCGGCATTGGTCCTCGGCTTCATAGCGAATGTCCCTTTGCGGTGACTTTCGACGAGTATCACCCAGGCAGCAGTGAAGCACTCGAGCGCACGATCATTGCCGCCTACAGGCAGGTATACGGAAACCTGCCTCCCACTGAAAACGAGCGTTGCACCTCCCTTGAGGTGCGCTTGATGAACGGAGAAATTACAGTCCGGGACTTTGTTAACGGCCTGGCAAAATCTCCTTTCTACAAGGAAAATTATTTCCATAGTGTCGCCCCCCAACGTGGGATTGAACTGAACTTCAAACACCTGCTAGGACGGGCACCCCTCACTCAAGAGGAAGTTCAAAACAGCATCAAACTTCAAGCAGAAGAGGGATTTGATGCTCTGATCGACAGCCTCACAGATTGCGCAGAATATGCCGAGGTGTTTGGATCTGAGATCGTTCCTTACATGCGAGCAGGCGATTCCTACGCAGGAATGATGACCAGCTCCTTCAACATGATGCGCGAGCTTGCCGGCACAAAGGTTGCCGTTAGTGACAACGCACAAGGACGTCGGAGTCGCACCACGACGCAACTGGCTACGGCAGCGATCAGCATGATGAAGCCGATCTTTAAGGGCGCAGCAACGCTGCCCCAACAAAAGTACGGCGGACATCAGCCTCCCAGGAGAACCGGCGCTGCTCCCTTCCGTCCCTTCGGCGTTAAGCCATTGCCATATTGA
- the mpeA gene encoding class 2 C-phycoerythrin subunit alpha, whose protein sequence is MKSVITTVVGAADSASRFPTASDMESVQGSIQRASARLEAAEKLASNYDQVAQEAVDAVYSQYPNGATGRQPRKCATEGKEKCKRDFVHYLRLINYCLVTGGTGPLDELAINGQKEVYKALSIDAGTYVAGFSHIRSRGCAPRDMSAQALTAYNQLLDYVINSLG, encoded by the coding sequence ATGAAGTCCGTCATCACCACCGTCGTCGGCGCAGCCGACAGCGCTTCCCGCTTCCCCACCGCCTCCGACATGGAGTCCGTCCAGGGCTCCATCCAGCGTGCTTCTGCTCGTCTGGAAGCTGCTGAGAAACTCGCCAGCAACTACGACCAGGTCGCTCAGGAAGCTGTCGACGCTGTCTACAGCCAGTACCCCAACGGTGCCACCGGCCGTCAGCCCCGTAAGTGCGCCACCGAAGGCAAAGAGAAGTGCAAGCGTGACTTCGTTCACTACCTGCGTCTGATCAACTACTGCCTGGTCACCGGCGGCACCGGCCCTCTGGATGAGCTGGCCATCAATGGTCAGAAAGAGGTCTACAAGGCTCTCAGCATCGATGCTGGTACCTACGTGGCTGGTTTCTCCCACATCCGTTCCCGTGGTTGCGCCCCTCGCGACATGAGCGCTCAGGCTCTGACCGCTTACAACCAGCTGCTCGACTACGTGATCAACTCCCTGGGCTGA